A genomic segment from Malaclemys terrapin pileata isolate rMalTer1 chromosome 1, rMalTer1.hap1, whole genome shotgun sequence encodes:
- the LOC128846828 gene encoding LOW QUALITY PROTEIN: ubiquilin-1-like (The sequence of the model RefSeq protein was modified relative to this genomic sequence to represent the inferred CDS: deleted 1 base in 1 codon) yields MAGKGQGSGGNPAEPQIIKVTVKTLKEREEFAVWENSTIADFRGEIAKCFHAPTNLLFLIFAGKIVNDRDTLSQAGIHDGFTIHLVIRPQTRAEDQEAQQTNASTHAATLPAPPNGTSLGRDTPGSAGLADLSVLGGNAPSILGVLNELQQLLVVNPEMMLQILENPFVQSMLSNADLITRFIKEHPLFQQFVQQNPEVRHIWNNPALLREMIEFIRNPAMMQEILRNRSQTPLLGGDKVLWQMLPDTPMPTLNGPEAQCGSDPPRNKPPPAGLSQPSPTENRDPLPNPWASQFGPQTSTPHRNHGTDVGGIHVRNLLL; encoded by the exons ATGGCTGGAAAGGGACAGGGCTCTGGCGGCAACCCTGCAGAGCCCCAGATCATCAAAGTGACGGTGAAGACCCTCAAGGAAAGGGAggagtttgcagtgtgggagaacAGCACCATCGCTGACTTTCGGGGCGAAATCGCCAAGTGCTTCCATGCTCCCACCAACCTGCTCTTCTTGATCTTTGCTGGGAAGATTGTGAACGACCGAGATACTCTCAGCCAGGCCGGGATCCATGATGGATTCACCATCCACCTCGTCATCAGGCCACAAACGAGAGCAGAGGACCAGGAAGCTCAGCAAACGAACGCCAGCACGCATGCTGCCACCCTCCCTGCACCACCCAACGGCACGTCCCTGGGCAGAGACACTCCTGGCTCAGCTGGCCTGGCAGATCTGAGCGTGCTAGGTGGGAACGCACCCAGCATTTTAGGTGTCCTAAatgagctccagcagctgctggtggTCAACCCCGAGATGATGCTACAGATTCTGGAAAATCCCTTTGTCCAGAGCATGCTGTCAAACGCCGACCTGATAACACGGTTCATAAAGGAACACCCCCTGTTCCAGCAGTTTGTGCAGCAGAATCCAGAGGTCAGACACATCTGGAACAACCCAGCCCTCCTGCGAGAAATGATCGAGTTCATTAGGAACCCAGCGATGATGCAAGAAATTCTGAGAAACAGGAGCCAGACTCCGCTGCTGGGTGGAGACAAAGTCTTGTGGCAAATGCTCCCTGATACTCCGATGCCAACGCTGAACGGACCAGAGGCGCAGTGTGGGAGTGACCCACCCCGGAACAAGCCACCCCCAGCAGGGCTCAGCCAACCGTCCCCCACAGAAAACAGAGACCCTTTGCCGAACCCTTGGGCCTCTCAGTTTGGTCCACAGACTTCCACA CCCCATCGCAACCATGGCACTGACGTTGGGGGTATTCATGTCAGGAACTTGCTACTGTAA
- the LOC128833034 gene encoding olfactory receptor 51I1-like, giving the protein MVDFNSTSFHPATFQLTGFPGQEAAHHWISIPFCVVYITAIVGNCTVLCIIWAERRLHQPMYLFLCMLSVNDLGMSLSTLPTVLGIFCFDVTDVAFDACLAQMFFIHSFSFMESGILLAMSFDRFVAICNPLRYAAILTNPRIVRIGLAVVIKSTSMLLPFPFLIKWLPICKGNVLSHPYCLHSDMMRLACADTTVNNIYGLFATLVTYGLDSVFIILSYVKILRTVFNIASYEQRLMALNTCVSHICAVLLFYVPIIAVAVMHRFGKSAPRLVQILLSYACLFVPPVLNPIVYSVKTKEIRKGISRIFSRDFL; this is encoded by the coding sequence ATGGTGGATTTCAATAGCACCAGCTTCCATCCTGCCACATTCCAACTGACGGGCTTCCCAGGCCAGGAAGCTGCTCACCACTGGATCTCGATCCCTTTCTGTGTGGTCTACATCACCGCCATTGTAGGGAATTGCACTGTCCTCTGCATTATCTGGGCAGAGCGACGTCTCCATCAGCCCATGTATTTGTTCCTGTGCATGCTGTCAGTGAACGACCTCGGTATGTCGCTGTCGACCCTGCCTACGGTGCTCGGCATCTTCTGCTTCGATGTCACAGACGTCGCGTTCGACGCCTGCCTGGCTCAGATGTTTTTCATTCACTCCTTTTCCTTCATGGAGTCGGGGATTTTACTGGCCATGTCGTTTGATCGCTTTGTCGCCATCTGCAACCCGCTGCGCTACGCGGCCATCTTGACCAACCCCAGGATCGTGAGAATCGGGCTGGCCGTTGTGATTAAAAGTACCAGCatgctcctccctttcccctttcTGATTAAATGGCTGCCAATCTGCAAAGGCAATGTCCTCTCCCACCCCTACTGCTTGCACTCAGACATGATGAGACTGGCATGTGCAGACACAACGGTCAATAACATCTACGGATTGTTTGCCACCCTCGTCACTTACGGCTTAGACTCAGTGTTCATCATCCTATCGTACGTTAAGATTCTAAGGACTGTTTTTAATATTGCATCCTATGAACAGCGCCTCATGGCCCTGAACACCTGTGTCTCGCACATCTGCGCCGTCTTACTCTTTTATGTCCCAATAATTGCTGTTGCTGTTATGCACAGGTTCGGGAAAAGTGCCCCTCGTCTTGTGCAAATTCTTCTGTCCTATGCCTGCCTCTTTGTCCCCCCTGTGTTAAACCCAATTGTTTACAGCGTGAAGACGAAGGAGATTCGCAAGGGGATCTCCCGAATATTCTCCAGAGACTTTCTCTGA
- the LOC128833027 gene encoding olfactory receptor 51I1-like — translation MVDFNSTSFHPATFQLTGFPGQEAAHHWISIPFCVVYITAIVGNCTVLCIIWAERRLHQPMYLFLCMLSVNDLGMSLSTLPTVLGIFCFDVTDVAFDACLAQMFFIHSFSFMESGILLAMSFDRFVAICNPLRYAAILTNPRIVRIGLAVVIKSTSMLLPFPFLIKRLPICKGNVLSHAYCLHPDMMRLACADTTINNIYGLFAILVTYGLDSVFIILSYVKILRSVFNIASYEQRLTALNTCVSHICAVLLFYVPIIAVSIMHRFGGNAPRLVHILLSYAYLFVPPVLNPIVYSVKTKEIRKGISRIFSRDLL, via the coding sequence ATGGTGGATTTCAATAGCACCAGCTTCCATCCTGCCACATTCCAACTGACGGGCTTCCCAGGCCAGGAAGCTGCTCACCACTGGATCTCGATCCCTTTCTGTGTGGTCTACATCACCGCCATTGTAGGGAATTGCACTGTCCTCTGCATTATCTGGGCAGAGCGACGTCTCCATCAGCCCATGTATTTGTTCCTGTGCATGCTGTCAGTGAACGACCTCGGTATGTCGCTGTCGACCCTGCCTACGGTGCTCGGCATCTTCTGCTTCGATGTCACAGACGTCGCGTTCGACGCCTGCCTGGCTCAGATGTTTTTCATTCACTCCTTTTCCTTCATGGAGTCGGGGATTTTACTGGCCATGTCGTTTGATCGCTTTGTCGCCATCTGCAACCCGCTGCGCTACGCGGCCATCTTGACCAACCCCAGGATCGTGAGAATCGGACTGGCCGTTGTGATTAAAAGTACCAGCatgctcctccctttcccctttcTGATTAAACGGCTGCCAATCTGCAAAGGCAATGTCCTCTCCCACGCCTACTGCTTGCACCCGGACATGATGAGACTGGCATGTGCGGACACAACCATCAATAACATCTACGGATTGTTTGCCATCCTTGTCACTTACGGCTTAGACTCAGTGTTCATCATCCTATCGTACGTTAAGATTCTAAGGTCTGTTTTTAATATTGCATCCTATGAACAGCGCCTCACGGCCCTGAACACCTGCGTCTCGCACATCTGTGCCGTCTTACTCTTTTATGTCCCAATAATTGCTGTCTCTATTATGCACAGGTTTGGGGGAAATGCCCCTCGTCTTGTGCATATTCTTCTGTCCTATGCCTACCTCTTTGTCCCCCCTGTGTTAAACCCAATTGTTTACAGCGTGAAGACAAAGGAGATTCGCAAGGGGATCTCCCGAATATTCTCCAGAGACTTACTCTGA